In Leptodesmis sichuanensis A121, the following are encoded in one genomic region:
- the psbA gene encoding photosystem II q(b) protein: MTTILERRSRGNVWDRFCNWVTSTENRLYIGWFGVLLIPTALVAAIVFILAFIAAPPVDIDGIREPVSGSLLYGNNIITATVVPTSNAIGLHFYPIWEAASLDEWLYNGGPYQMIIFHFLIAVYAYMGRQWELSYRLGMRPWIPVAFSAPASAATAVLLIYPIGQGSFSDGLMLGISGTFNFMIVFTAEHNVLMHPFHMLGVIGVFGGALFSAMHGSMVMSSLIRETSEEESINTGYKFGQEQETYNIIAAHGYLGRVFWQNVSFNNSRSLHFVLAAWPVVGIWFASLGISTMSFNLNGFNFNESILDHQGRPVPTWADVLNRANLGIEVIHERNAHNFPLDLAAGEAQPIALVAPAISS, translated from the coding sequence ATGACTACGATTTTGGAACGCCGCAGTCGCGGTAATGTTTGGGATCGATTCTGCAACTGGGTTACCAGTACCGAAAATCGGTTATATATCGGGTGGTTTGGGGTATTGCTGATTCCCACTGCTCTGGTCGCTGCGATCGTCTTTATCCTGGCCTTTATTGCTGCACCTCCAGTAGATATCGATGGCATTCGGGAACCTGTCAGTGGCTCCTTGCTCTATGGCAACAACATCATTACAGCTACTGTTGTCCCCACTTCCAATGCGATCGGGCTGCACTTCTACCCAATTTGGGAAGCGGCTTCTTTGGATGAGTGGCTCTATAACGGTGGCCCCTACCAAATGATCATTTTTCACTTCCTGATCGCCGTCTATGCCTATATGGGACGGCAGTGGGAGTTGAGCTATCGTCTGGGAATGCGTCCCTGGATTCCGGTGGCTTTCTCGGCTCCGGCTTCAGCGGCAACGGCAGTATTGCTGATCTATCCCATTGGTCAGGGTAGCTTCTCAGATGGGTTGATGCTGGGGATTTCCGGCACCTTCAACTTCATGATCGTGTTTACGGCTGAGCACAATGTGCTGATGCATCCCTTCCATATGCTGGGTGTGATTGGCGTATTTGGTGGGGCTTTATTCTCAGCCATGCATGGCTCGATGGTGATGTCCAGCCTGATCCGGGAAACAAGCGAGGAAGAATCCATCAATACTGGATACAAATTTGGTCAGGAACAGGAAACCTACAACATCATTGCAGCCCATGGATACCTTGGTCGGGTGTTCTGGCAGAATGTGAGCTTCAATAATTCCCGATCGCTCCACTTCGTGCTGGCGGCCTGGCCGGTGGTTGGGATCTGGTTTGCGTCCCTGGGGATCAGCACTATGTCCTTTAACCTGAATGGATTCAATTTCAATGAATCAATTCTGGATCATCAGGGTAGACCTGTTCCCACCTGGGCCGATGTGCTGAACCGCGCCAACCTGGGAATCGAAGTGATCCATGAGCGCAATGCTCACAACTTCCCCTTAGATTTGGCTGCTGGCGAAGCTCAACCGATTGCCCTGGTTGCACCTGCAATTTCCAGCTAA
- a CDS encoding CmpA/NrtA family ABC transporter substrate-binding protein has product MSEFSRLTRRRFIATAGVSAASAIFLKGCLGNPPSDNATTTQNPTAAPAVNVNSGEAPEVTAVKLGYLPIVESAPLIIAKEKGFFAKYGLTEVEVSKQSNWASARDNIVNGAAAGGIDGGQWQMPMPHLITEGLITNGRKTPMYVLAQLNTQGNGIAISDSLKGQGISLKIKNPDLIKGYEKTKGRKFKAAFTFPNANQDLWIRYWLAANGIDPDKDIDLLAVPPSETVQGMKTGSMDAFSTGDPWPLRIVNDNIGFLGALTEQIWQAHPEEYLALRADWVDKNPKATKAILKAVMEAQQWCDKPENRKELATIVSGRNYFNVPVAVLMPPFEGKYTMGDGQPNVNNFKAGPLYWKDSVGSVSYPYKSHDLWFLTETMRWGFHKGAIKDVDTAKKLVDKVNREDLWKEAAKEAGIASADIPTSTSRGVEQFFDGVKFDPEKPEAYLASLKIKKA; this is encoded by the coding sequence ATGTCTGAATTTTCTAGGCTAACTCGACGCAGATTTATTGCTACGGCTGGTGTATCAGCCGCTAGTGCAATATTCTTGAAAGGGTGTCTGGGCAACCCCCCCAGCGATAATGCAACGACTACTCAAAACCCCACGGCTGCTCCAGCGGTGAATGTCAATTCGGGAGAAGCACCGGAAGTAACCGCTGTAAAATTGGGATATTTACCTATTGTTGAATCTGCCCCTTTGATCATTGCTAAAGAAAAGGGCTTTTTTGCCAAATATGGACTGACTGAAGTCGAAGTTTCTAAGCAATCCAACTGGGCCTCTGCACGAGACAACATTGTCAATGGCGCAGCCGCAGGTGGGATTGATGGCGGGCAATGGCAGATGCCCATGCCTCACCTGATTACTGAGGGGTTGATTACCAATGGTCGAAAAACTCCCATGTATGTGCTGGCTCAGTTGAATACCCAAGGCAACGGGATTGCAATTTCGGATAGTTTGAAGGGGCAGGGCATTAGTCTGAAAATCAAGAACCCTGACTTGATCAAGGGCTACGAAAAAACAAAGGGACGGAAGTTCAAAGCCGCCTTCACCTTCCCCAATGCCAACCAGGATCTCTGGATTCGCTACTGGCTTGCGGCTAACGGCATTGACCCCGATAAGGACATTGACTTGCTGGCAGTGCCGCCCTCTGAAACCGTGCAAGGGATGAAAACAGGCTCAATGGATGCATTCAGTACGGGTGACCCCTGGCCACTCCGGATTGTTAATGACAATATTGGCTTTTTAGGCGCGCTGACCGAGCAGATCTGGCAGGCACACCCGGAAGAGTACCTGGCCCTGCGGGCAGACTGGGTAGACAAGAACCCCAAAGCCACAAAAGCCATTTTGAAAGCGGTGATGGAAGCCCAGCAATGGTGTGACAAGCCGGAAAATCGAAAAGAACTGGCTACCATTGTTTCTGGCCGCAACTACTTTAATGTGCCAGTTGCTGTATTAATGCCGCCCTTTGAAGGCAAATACACAATGGGAGATGGGCAGCCAAACGTGAATAACTTTAAGGCAGGTCCTCTGTATTGGAAGGATAGTGTGGGCAGTGTCTCCTACCCCTACAAGAGCCACGATTTATGGTTCTTGACGGAAACCATGCGTTGGGGCTTCCACAAAGGGGCAATTAAGGACGTTGACACGGCTAAGAAGTTAGTGGACAAAGTGAACCGCGAGGATCTGTGGAAAGAGGCGGCCAAGGAAGCCGGAATTGCCTCTGCAGATATTCCCACCTCCACCTCACGGGGCGTGGAACAATTCTTTGATGGCGTGAAGTTTGATCCAGAAAAGCCAGAGGCTTACTTAGCCAGCTTAAAGATTAAGAAAGCTTAA
- the ntrB gene encoding nitrate ABC transporter permease produces MVANAGTRNNGMNFSESMRSFWKKNGQDIILPLIGIAGFLAIWQFASMVGLTKLPPPSSLFTDENTRTLLFYPFMDRGGLDKGLFWQTWASLQRVALGYTAAAIVGIGMGILVGTQPLVNKALDPLFQFLRMIAPLAWVPITLIALPNVQTAAIFVIFITAVWPILINTTVGVQQIPQDYKNVARVLQISPRKYFFKILIPSALPYIFTGLRIAIGLAWLAIIAAEIVISGVVGIGFFIWSAYQNNYVSEVILAVIYIGAVGLLLDRLMAYLQHKILPPETR; encoded by the coding sequence ATGGTTGCAAATGCAGGAACCCGGAACAACGGGATGAATTTTTCGGAGTCGATGCGATCGTTCTGGAAAAAGAATGGCCAGGATATTATTCTCCCTCTGATTGGGATTGCGGGCTTTTTGGCCATCTGGCAGTTTGCCTCAATGGTAGGCTTAACCAAACTGCCTCCTCCAAGTTCCTTATTTACCGATGAAAATACTCGTACACTGCTGTTCTACCCGTTTATGGATCGGGGTGGATTGGATAAGGGGCTGTTCTGGCAAACCTGGGCCAGTTTGCAACGGGTCGCACTGGGCTACACGGCGGCGGCCATTGTGGGAATTGGCATGGGAATCTTAGTGGGCACCCAACCGTTAGTCAACAAAGCGCTGGATCCCCTCTTCCAGTTTCTGCGGATGATTGCGCCGTTGGCGTGGGTACCCATCACCCTGATTGCTTTGCCCAACGTGCAAACGGCAGCCATCTTCGTGATTTTCATTACCGCAGTGTGGCCGATCCTGATTAATACCACTGTGGGTGTGCAACAGATTCCCCAGGACTACAAGAATGTGGCTCGCGTGCTGCAAATCTCTCCCCGCAAATACTTCTTCAAGATTCTCATTCCTTCCGCCCTGCCTTACATCTTTACCGGATTACGGATTGCGATCGGTCTCGCCTGGTTAGCCATTATCGCCGCAGAAATCGTAATATCCGGTGTGGTGGGGATTGGCTTCTTCATCTGGAGTGCTTATCAAAACAACTACGTGAGTGAAGTGATTCTGGCGGTGATCTACATCGGTGCGGTGGGTCTGTTGCTTGATCGCCTGATGGCTTATCTGCAGCACAAGATCCTGCCCCCTGAAACCCGATAG